Proteins from a single region of Candidatus Polarisedimenticolia bacterium:
- a CDS encoding choice-of-anchor D domain-containing protein, whose product MSPRRSRRFRELSTFSLLFLAFGSLILILASPSPPGKGNGTPPLAPHAPGEILVKFNRETGPSEKANVRAQVAGSRLRTFQTGAEHWKLGKGVSTEAALERLRGNHHIRYAEPNYLVHVDLVPDDPRYPALYGLHNTGQTGGTPGADIDAESAWNITTGDRRVVVAVIDTGIDYTHPDLAANIWTNPGEIAGNGLDDDNNGYVDDVHGYDFANDDGDPMDDNFHGTHVAGTIGAIGDNSLGVVGVNWHVSLMALKFLGSGGSGTDSDAVRAVEYAKSMGADVLSNSWGGGGFSQTLLDAINAAAEGGILFVAAAGNDGVNTDIHPQYPASYASEGIITVAATDSEDRLAAFSNYGPSTVHLAAPGVDILSTLPGGKYGLASGTSMATPHVAGVAALVRAVDPDLGLADLKARLLSSVDPIAALATKVSKGGRLNARRPLGTKDSTAPGTVLDLRTTLSTGTSLTLNWTATGDDGESGTVSSYDVRYSTDPIDTANFAAARRASGPSRPVPPGSLEQVVVEGLAFDTLYYVAVKARDESGNVGALSNVTSGRTGGPPAFEVSQDSISKALDSEGSATELVTVHNSGVNDLRFDLEMTGAKVPSAPQGILAGSWSEMAALEPPAPPASGPYEAELGPPLHVPTRSGLLSDSSVASGTVRIAILQSQVDVSEIQASLRQFPEFGVVDVIDIADVAPSLEKLSQYDAVLVAINLLMLDPEGVGDVLADYVDAGGGVVLSSAAFVPGWEVTGRLLSEGYVPVVGRGGVTGPSALKDWDASHPIMDGVATASAYLAGIALAPGAEWIAGWADGMPFAVANSHQVVAVNAYFGSGYWSGDMPRLLRNALLFSRNTVPWLSVRPTTGLVPPGGSLDLAVRLDPQGVPAGEYDAEIVFHTNDPSRPRPKVAVHLGLSGKPDLTASRVSVDFGSLLIGRSVPRVVTLRNNGTERLNIHAIEIDNPEFRAPGEAFTLAPRERKDLSITFLPGSPGPRAATLSIRSDDPDTPELAIALQGVGLAEARAGILPLSVSQTLLTGAAAVQNVTIRNTGEGVLDFEVFPRSDSLPVDATGDDAQATSVEPATPASARPSVLLVQSSNPWKTFSNQTVLESNGILYDMILGEQLATTDLDRYRMVLVASDQSDAFYDALASQMERLNDFVDRGGTLEFHAAGWGYALGSPAIVQLPGGMGIEFAESVGNFVLDPLHPMLVGIPGFFSGVDEGQSVFSSIPPGARPLLRDGNGRINLVEYRFGSGIVIAVGASLEFFYEHDHPARGLLANIIRYAEGRAPNWLDTAPRSGSIPPGGAENVQVRFDASGARAGTYPGVVEIRTNDPVAPVTAVPAVMTVSDGPDLDIFGELLELQSKKTFFDAGAVTTHSFPVPVHPNGEGRLFVTVEGDFGYLPEEASVFAEGTLLGTVGPTGRDCAADGTRTFRLDPDFLAALAADGNIEVEIRNAPSVGVCFENSHTARLQFGGERDPADRLDFHDVIVGARRTLGLTVKNRGTEPLQVFSIASTGAEFLSSSSSLELAPGASAPVRITFNPQNEGGFAAVLRFSSNDPDEPLVEIPLSGQGVPAPVAGIRPEALGAVLRSGEEETQSLLLSNTGRGRLDYSTVVVPRTSDGAPCDAEFAYITEFVAGNLRTIDLGTGDLVTLAGGLNTPIGVVFDRAAHRLLVVSHDSGSLSAIDASSGAITLIATGLRQPYGLALDAARGVAYIGEFNSHRLMAVDLADGTIHPVATDLPAPTGVALNRLGTAAYMTGISAGIGSGKLSRIDLFTGMVTTIAENFGLAYDVALSPDETTAYVMDFQSGLYRVDLATRAVSRVGPGFRYGASVVLDPLGEKAFVTQYLSNLLSLDLATGAVHHLATGLDQPLGIALEVESGCGRFLRLEPTSGSVGPGSEQPIQARFGTQGLPEGTYRADLVVKSNDPFHQNLLVPATLEVAGVPRIEVSPPSLDFGPTYVPYTGHLPLSVRNAGSGTLRIDALTSEGDFSTSGLSLPLELPSGASRPFDIAFRPTLTGTRSGSLTIASNDSEHPAMIVPLIGVGMDPPMARVTPSSLEASVPAGTAASQILTVTNPGASDLLWSSSFAVAGGNVASHVSQEFGKDEADTRAGILGAGGPDGFGYRWSDSDARFGPAFSWTDIRDSGTPIPILGDDQLSEPIPLGFSFPFYGNSFESVRVSTNGFLTFSSTGSAPTNQPLPTPGAPRNLLAGLWDDLVLASPGRVRYLNDAGRFVVQYTEASLLRASTSLTFQIILYPDGRVLYQYLSLSGPLNGCTVGIQNPAGDDGLTVAFNAPYLHDGLALEFLRGSIPWVSLVPSSGIVPAGSSVPVRADLDASRLTAGEYRGEIRVLSNDPALPLLTVPALMAVTGVPAVELDRSTLDFGTTFLGYPKTLPVKVSNTGTARLQIGFEIDGDFTISHAGLGTPDALEPEGSLVVNVVFDPTETGTRTGTLMVQSDDPDEPSIAIPVAGLASLPPVLAVSPASLSAALPSARRETRRLTLENTGDSDLHVQLQVVVSPEPPAHQAAASTSEAQTALVIPGSSDASTGELSLGEFEPLPSSPKPLTCVTEDADRLTLYGQEDEGNEFYRYDAASGAWQALAPSPIAARNNGGAALLGGKIYTVYTGNSEMGIYTIATDSWSKRSSPVSAGTGVIASDGVRYLYLALGTALFRFEPDTGAVLSLRAAPFTFGRWGGLRYFDGRLYGQQGNGGTGFGVYMVASNTWRKLPLLPATAVLGSAIDPIGRLYCAYGPDSGNSLYIFDIDQGFWRTVSIPWFNVGDGALSWLPGPSAGIYFIQGDLGTGMGRWSTRPLFVAVSPRQATIPPGGSLEVEVGFDSTGLPVGTRALSLAIESDDPLRPRVIVPASLEVYSDYDEDDVRDSADNCQFNYNPGQEDADVDGLGDLCDLCTDIDQDLYGDPGFSGNVCSLDNCPALYNPAQEDGDADGLGDPCDACPQDPENDQDLDGLCALADNCPSVGNADQQDDDGDGAGDACDNCQGLANPGQSDGDADGIGDACDLCAATADPLQEDTDSDGLGNACDNCPSTSNPGQEDFNSDGSGDACQPTLVLGGVRQNGDGTLWVRATAGDPQGDPLSGHIDVVPASFVDEAVPDVFIDPEGCRKALLPDGVAGEGIGYGNISFGEPILFDLDPALGCSDALSDFEIAPGTCSDPVGPFDAMLRIAGLPLPLDFCIRRVDNPAVRFEFMLTGFDEYSAHVRSRTGGHTVLPFDSWPSPPMELGAALETGALYHLTLEISDGATVPVSAMIPFVYQGETRVAFSAPPTARALAAPRVECEGPQGASVLLDGSGSSDSGGSAGEGIVSYEWYRGYGSGGQVLLGTGASLQVTLPLGTHDLQLKVTDEAGESDVASLSVTVEDTTPPVLACPSTSPHECSSPAGAVVSLMATVADACDAGVVVRNSRGGGVDASGTFPIGESALTFEATDSSGNVATCVAAVTVRDTVAPRLEGAASPSVLWKPDHRMVPVSLALQSSDACTAAPAITLLSASSSEPDDAPGGSDGNTTGDISGADLGTPDREVQLRAERSASGPGRTYTLVYEAVDAAGNRTRKTVIVTVPHHLTN is encoded by the coding sequence ATGTCACCGCGACGATCCAGGCGCTTCCGTGAGCTGTCGACCTTCTCTCTCCTGTTTCTCGCTTTCGGGAGCCTGATCCTCATCCTTGCTTCCCCCTCCCCACCTGGGAAGGGGAACGGCACCCCACCACTCGCTCCCCACGCCCCCGGTGAAATTCTCGTCAAGTTCAACCGCGAGACAGGCCCTTCGGAGAAGGCCAATGTCCGCGCCCAGGTGGCGGGGAGCCGTTTGAGGACCTTCCAGACCGGCGCGGAGCACTGGAAGCTCGGCAAGGGCGTCAGCACGGAAGCGGCGCTGGAGCGGCTGCGCGGGAATCACCACATCCGCTATGCCGAGCCCAACTACTTGGTCCATGTGGACCTCGTCCCTGACGATCCTCGTTACCCGGCGCTCTACGGCCTCCACAACACCGGGCAGACCGGGGGAACGCCCGGCGCCGACATCGACGCTGAATCGGCCTGGAACATCACGACGGGCGATCGGAGGGTCGTCGTGGCCGTCATCGACACCGGCATCGACTACACCCATCCCGATCTGGCGGCGAACATCTGGACGAACCCGGGGGAGATCGCCGGCAACGGCCTCGATGACGACAACAACGGCTACGTCGACGATGTGCACGGCTATGACTTCGCCAACGATGACGGCGATCCCATGGACGACAACTTCCATGGCACCCACGTCGCCGGGACGATCGGAGCGATCGGAGACAACTCTCTGGGAGTGGTTGGGGTGAACTGGCACGTGAGCCTGATGGCCCTCAAGTTCCTGGGCAGCGGAGGCTCGGGTACAGATTCAGACGCGGTCCGCGCGGTGGAATATGCCAAGTCGATGGGCGCCGACGTCCTGAGCAATTCCTGGGGCGGTGGGGGCTTCTCCCAGACGCTGCTTGACGCCATCAACGCGGCGGCGGAGGGCGGAATCCTCTTCGTCGCCGCCGCCGGAAACGACGGTGTCAACACCGACATCCATCCACAATACCCCGCGAGTTATGCCTCGGAAGGCATCATCACGGTGGCGGCCACCGACTCCGAAGATCGTCTCGCTGCCTTCTCCAACTACGGGCCCAGCACCGTGCATCTGGCCGCGCCAGGCGTGGACATCCTGAGCACGCTGCCCGGGGGTAAGTACGGCCTCGCGAGCGGCACCTCGATGGCGACGCCTCACGTGGCGGGAGTCGCGGCGCTCGTCCGGGCGGTGGATCCCGACCTCGGTCTTGCCGATCTCAAAGCAAGGTTGCTCTCCTCGGTCGACCCGATCGCGGCGCTCGCCACGAAGGTCTCGAAGGGTGGCAGGCTGAATGCCCGCCGTCCTCTGGGGACCAAGGACTCCACGGCACCCGGAACGGTCCTGGACCTGCGAACCACTTTATCCACGGGGACCAGCCTGACATTGAACTGGACGGCCACCGGAGACGACGGCGAATCGGGAACCGTGAGCTCCTACGACGTCCGCTACTCGACAGATCCGATCGACACCGCCAATTTCGCCGCTGCCCGGCGCGCATCCGGCCCCTCGAGGCCGGTTCCGCCTGGCTCTCTGGAGCAGGTTGTCGTCGAAGGTCTCGCCTTCGACACGCTGTACTACGTCGCGGTGAAGGCCAGGGATGAATCGGGAAATGTCGGAGCGCTCTCGAACGTAACCAGTGGACGGACGGGGGGACCGCCTGCATTCGAGGTCTCTCAGGATTCAATCAGCAAGGCCCTTGACTCGGAAGGCTCGGCCACCGAGCTCGTGACGGTGCACAACTCAGGGGTCAACGACCTCCGGTTCGACCTGGAGATGACGGGAGCCAAAGTTCCCAGCGCGCCGCAGGGGATTCTTGCCGGCTCCTGGAGCGAGATGGCGGCGCTGGAACCGCCCGCGCCCCCGGCAAGCGGGCCTTACGAGGCGGAACTTGGTCCACCATTGCACGTGCCGACGAGATCCGGGCTGCTCTCCGATTCCTCGGTTGCCTCGGGAACCGTGCGCATCGCCATACTCCAGAGCCAGGTCGATGTTTCGGAAATCCAGGCCAGCCTGAGGCAGTTTCCGGAATTCGGCGTCGTGGACGTGATCGATATCGCGGACGTGGCGCCCAGCCTTGAGAAGCTCTCGCAATACGATGCCGTTCTGGTCGCCATCAATCTGCTCATGTTGGATCCGGAAGGCGTCGGGGACGTGCTGGCGGATTACGTCGACGCGGGCGGTGGGGTCGTCCTGTCGAGCGCCGCTTTCGTGCCCGGATGGGAGGTTACAGGACGGCTGCTATCGGAAGGCTATGTGCCGGTGGTCGGCCGTGGCGGGGTGACCGGACCTTCTGCCCTGAAGGACTGGGACGCGTCGCACCCGATCATGGACGGGGTCGCCACGGCTTCGGCATACCTGGCCGGCATCGCCCTGGCACCCGGGGCGGAATGGATCGCCGGTTGGGCGGACGGGATGCCTTTCGCGGTGGCCAACTCGCATCAGGTCGTGGCGGTCAACGCTTATTTCGGGTCAGGGTACTGGTCGGGAGACATGCCGAGACTCCTGCGCAATGCCCTGCTGTTCAGCCGCAATACCGTCCCCTGGCTGTCCGTGAGGCCGACCACCGGACTCGTACCGCCCGGGGGGAGCCTCGACCTGGCAGTCAGGCTCGATCCCCAGGGTGTCCCGGCGGGAGAGTACGACGCCGAGATCGTGTTTCACACCAATGACCCCTCCCGTCCTCGACCGAAGGTCGCGGTGCACCTGGGCCTGAGCGGCAAGCCGGATCTGACTGCCTCACGGGTCTCGGTTGATTTTGGATCCCTGCTGATCGGACGGTCAGTGCCCAGGGTCGTGACGCTCAGGAACAACGGCACCGAGCGGCTGAATATCCACGCGATCGAGATCGACAATCCGGAATTCAGGGCCCCCGGCGAGGCATTCACGCTCGCGCCGCGCGAGCGGAAGGATCTGTCGATTACATTTCTTCCCGGATCGCCGGGTCCGAGGGCAGCGACGCTTTCAATCCGCAGCGATGATCCGGACACGCCGGAGCTCGCCATTGCGCTTCAAGGGGTCGGCCTGGCCGAGGCCCGGGCTGGAATCTTGCCGCTCTCGGTCTCGCAGACCCTCCTCACGGGGGCGGCAGCCGTACAAAACGTCACGATCCGCAACACCGGCGAGGGCGTCCTCGATTTCGAGGTGTTCCCCCGATCCGACAGCCTTCCGGTCGATGCAACAGGTGACGATGCACAGGCGACGTCGGTCGAGCCTGCCACGCCCGCATCCGCCCGGCCGAGCGTCCTGCTCGTGCAAAGCAGCAATCCATGGAAGACCTTCTCGAACCAAACCGTGCTCGAAAGCAACGGAATCCTCTACGACATGATCCTGGGGGAGCAGCTTGCGACGACGGACCTCGATCGCTATCGGATGGTCCTCGTTGCCAGCGATCAATCCGATGCGTTCTACGACGCGCTCGCCTCCCAGATGGAGCGGTTGAATGACTTCGTGGATCGTGGAGGAACCCTGGAGTTCCATGCCGCGGGATGGGGATATGCATTGGGATCTCCCGCGATCGTCCAGCTTCCGGGAGGCATGGGAATCGAATTTGCGGAAAGCGTCGGGAACTTCGTCCTGGATCCGCTCCATCCGATGCTGGTCGGGATTCCCGGCTTTTTTTCTGGTGTCGACGAGGGACAATCGGTTTTCAGCTCGATCCCTCCAGGGGCGCGGCCGCTCCTCCGGGACGGGAACGGCCGAATAAACCTGGTCGAATACCGCTTCGGATCAGGCATCGTCATCGCGGTGGGCGCCTCTCTCGAGTTCTTCTATGAGCACGACCATCCGGCCCGCGGGCTGCTCGCCAACATAATCCGCTATGCCGAGGGCCGCGCGCCGAATTGGCTGGACACGGCCCCGCGCTCAGGGTCGATTCCGCCGGGCGGGGCGGAGAATGTGCAGGTTCGCTTCGACGCCTCGGGCGCGAGGGCCGGGACCTATCCAGGGGTGGTGGAGATCCGGACCAACGATCCCGTCGCCCCCGTAACTGCGGTGCCGGCGGTCATGACGGTGAGCGACGGGCCGGATCTGGACATTTTCGGGGAGCTTTTGGAGCTCCAGTCCAAGAAGACCTTCTTCGACGCGGGGGCCGTGACCACCCACTCGTTCCCGGTTCCGGTGCATCCGAACGGGGAGGGCAGGCTCTTCGTCACGGTCGAGGGAGACTTCGGCTACCTGCCCGAAGAGGCGAGCGTCTTCGCCGAGGGGACGCTGCTCGGCACGGTGGGCCCGACCGGCAGGGACTGCGCCGCCGACGGCACGCGAACCTTCCGGCTCGACCCCGATTTCCTGGCCGCGCTGGCGGCGGATGGGAACATCGAGGTCGAAATAAGAAACGCTCCGTCCGTCGGCGTTTGCTTTGAGAACTCCCACACCGCAAGGCTGCAGTTCGGGGGCGAGCGGGATCCGGCCGATCGGCTCGACTTCCACGACGTCATCGTTGGCGCCCGCAGGACGCTCGGCCTGACCGTCAAGAACCGCGGTACCGAGCCGTTGCAGGTCTTTTCGATAGCCTCCACCGGCGCGGAGTTCTTGTCTTCGTCGAGCTCTCTGGAGCTGGCGCCGGGCGCGTCAGCCCCGGTGCGGATCACTTTCAACCCGCAGAACGAGGGGGGATTCGCGGCGGTCTTAAGGTTTTCCAGCAACGATCCGGACGAGCCGCTCGTGGAGATCCCGCTTTCCGGCCAAGGCGTTCCTGCTCCGGTAGCCGGCATCCGCCCCGAGGCGCTGGGAGCCGTGCTCCGATCGGGAGAGGAAGAGACCCAGAGCCTGCTGCTCTCGAACACCGGAAGAGGTCGCCTCGATTACTCTACGGTCGTGGTTCCGCGGACTTCCGACGGGGCGCCGTGCGATGCGGAATTCGCCTACATCACCGAATTCGTAGCCGGGAACCTGAGGACGATCGATCTGGGCACGGGCGACTTGGTGACGCTGGCGGGCGGGCTCAACACGCCGATAGGCGTCGTCTTCGACCGCGCCGCCCACAGGCTCCTCGTCGTGAGCCACGATAGCGGATCCCTTTCCGCCATCGACGCCTCCTCAGGTGCCATCACCCTCATCGCCACCGGACTGCGGCAGCCGTACGGCCTCGCCCTGGATGCTGCCCGAGGCGTGGCGTACATCGGCGAGTTCAATAGCCATCGGCTGATGGCCGTCGACTTGGCCGACGGGACAATCCACCCCGTGGCGACGGACCTTCCTGCGCCCACGGGGGTCGCCCTGAACCGGCTGGGGACTGCAGCATATATGACCGGAATCAGCGCGGGGATCGGCTCCGGGAAGCTTTCCAGGATTGATCTTTTCACAGGAATGGTCACGACCATTGCCGAGAACTTCGGACTTGCCTACGACGTGGCCCTCAGTCCGGATGAGACGACGGCGTACGTCATGGACTTCCAGAGTGGGCTCTACCGGGTGGACCTGGCTACCCGCGCCGTGAGTCGCGTCGGCCCCGGCTTTCGCTACGGAGCTTCGGTGGTCCTGGATCCCCTGGGAGAAAAGGCCTTCGTGACGCAATATCTCTCCAATCTGCTTTCCTTGGATTTGGCGACGGGGGCCGTGCACCACCTGGCCACCGGACTGGACCAACCGCTCGGCATCGCGCTGGAAGTGGAATCGGGTTGTGGCCGTTTTTTGAGGCTCGAGCCGACTTCAGGATCCGTAGGCCCCGGCAGCGAGCAGCCGATTCAAGCTCGCTTCGGCACGCAAGGCCTCCCGGAGGGAACCTATCGTGCCGACCTCGTGGTGAAGAGCAACGATCCTTTTCACCAGAACCTCCTTGTTCCGGCGACGCTCGAGGTCGCAGGGGTTCCGCGGATTGAAGTTTCCCCCCCTTCCCTCGACTTCGGGCCCACGTACGTCCCGTATACGGGCCATCTTCCTTTGAGCGTGCGCAACGCGGGAAGTGGAACGCTCCGCATCGACGCCCTGACCTCCGAGGGGGATTTCTCGACCAGCGGTCTGTCGCTTCCCCTGGAGCTTCCAAGCGGCGCTTCCCGGCCCTTCGACATCGCGTTCCGTCCGACCCTCACCGGGACGCGCTCCGGATCCCTCACGATCGCCAGCAATGATTCAGAGCATCCGGCGATGATCGTTCCGCTGATCGGCGTCGGCATGGACCCACCGATGGCGCGGGTGACTCCGAGTTCCCTGGAAGCGTCAGTTCCGGCCGGCACCGCCGCCTCACAGATTCTGACCGTGACAAACCCCGGGGCCAGCGATCTTCTCTGGTCCTCGAGCTTCGCCGTGGCGGGGGGTAACGTCGCCTCCCACGTCTCGCAGGAATTCGGCAAAGACGAGGCCGACACCCGGGCTGGAATCCTGGGCGCCGGAGGTCCCGATGGATTCGGTTATCGCTGGAGCGACTCCGACGCACGGTTCGGGCCGGCCTTTTCCTGGACCGACATCCGGGATTCCGGCACGCCCATTCCCATCCTCGGCGATGATCAGCTCAGTGAGCCTATCCCGCTCGGCTTCTCGTTCCCGTTCTATGGAAACTCCTTTGAGTCGGTCAGAGTATCCACCAACGGCTTCCTCACCTTCTCGAGCACGGGATCGGCGCCTACCAACCAGCCCCTTCCGACTCCGGGCGCTCCCCGCAATCTTCTGGCGGGTCTCTGGGACGATCTCGTCCTGGCTTCGCCGGGAAGGGTCAGGTACCTGAACGACGCCGGACGCTTCGTGGTCCAGTACACCGAAGCAAGCCTTCTGAGAGCTTCCACGTCGCTCACGTTCCAGATCATTCTCTATCCGGACGGGCGCGTCCTTTATCAGTACCTGAGCCTGAGCGGTCCCCTCAATGGCTGCACGGTGGGAATCCAGAACCCGGCAGGGGACGACGGCCTGACGGTGGCTTTCAATGCCCCCTACCTTCACGATGGTCTGGCGCTCGAATTCCTGCGGGGATCAATTCCGTGGGTGTCGCTGGTCCCCTCATCGGGCATCGTCCCGGCGGGGAGCTCGGTCCCTGTACGCGCCGATTTAGACGCGTCGCGTCTCACGGCCGGTGAGTACCGGGGAGAGATCCGTGTATTGAGCAACGATCCGGCGCTGCCGCTTCTCACCGTCCCCGCGCTCATGGCCGTCACCGGCGTCCCGGCGGTCGAGCTCGATCGTTCCACCCTCGATTTCGGCACCACCTTTCTTGGATATCCAAAGACGTTGCCGGTGAAAGTCAGCAACACTGGCACGGCTCGGCTGCAGATCGGGTTCGAGATTGACGGAGACTTCACCATCTCGCACGCCGGGCTGGGGACGCCGGATGCACTGGAGCCGGAAGGCAGTCTCGTAGTCAACGTGGTTTTCGACCCTACTGAAACGGGGACCAGAACCGGTACTCTCATGGTCCAGTCCGACGATCCTGACGAGCCGTCCATTGCCATCCCTGTGGCAGGCCTCGCGTCCTTGCCTCCGGTGCTGGCCGTCTCCCCCGCGTCCTTGAGCGCAGCGCTTCCCTCAGCGCGGCGCGAAACCAGGCGCCTTACTCTGGAGAACACGGGAGACAGCGACCTGCACGTTCAGCTGCAGGTTGTCGTCTCGCCGGAACCGCCAGCCCACCAGGCGGCGGCATCTACTTCCGAAGCGCAGACAGCTCTTGTCATCCCCGGCTCTTCGGATGCTTCCACGGGTGAGCTCTCGCTTGGTGAATTCGAGCCCCTCCCGTCCAGCCCGAAGCCTCTGACTTGCGTCACCGAGGATGCGGATCGGCTCACCCTGTACGGCCAGGAGGACGAAGGAAATGAGTTCTACCGATACGACGCCGCCTCGGGGGCATGGCAGGCGCTGGCGCCTTCGCCCATTGCAGCGCGAAATAACGGGGGGGCGGCCCTCCTGGGAGGGAAGATTTACACCGTTTACACGGGGAACTCGGAAATGGGCATCTACACCATCGCCACTGACAGCTGGTCGAAGCGTAGCAGTCCCGTCAGCGCGGGGACCGGAGTCATAGCCAGTGACGGGGTTCGCTATCTCTATCTCGCGCTGGGCACCGCGCTTTTCCGCTTCGAGCCGGATACGGGAGCCGTGCTTTCCCTTAGGGCCGCTCCCTTCACGTTCGGCCGATGGGGGGGATTACGTTATTTCGACGGGCGCCTCTACGGGCAACAGGGCAATGGAGGGACCGGCTTTGGCGTGTATATGGTTGCAAGCAATACCTGGCGGAAGCTTCCATTACTCCCCGCCACAGCGGTCCTCGGCAGTGCCATCGATCCGATCGGCCGACTGTACTGCGCCTATGGGCCAGATTCAGGGAACAGCCTGTACATCTTCGACATCGACCAAGGGTTCTGGCGTACCGTTTCCATCCCCTGGTTCAACGTTGGAGATGGTGCATTGAGCTGGCTTCCGGGGCCGTCGGCCGGCATCTATTTCATTCAGGGAGATCTGGGGACTGGAATGGGCCGATGGTCGACCCGCCCCTTATTTGTTGCCGTCTCCCCCCGGCAGGCGACGATTCCTCCGGGAGGTTCGCTGGAGGTCGAGGTCGGCTTCGACTCGACCGGCCTCCCGGTCGGGACGCGTGCGCTCAGCCTGGCGATCGAGAGTGATGATCCATTGCGGCCCAGGGTGATCGTGCCGGCATCGCTCGAGGTCTACTCCGACTACGACGAGGATGACGTCCGGGACAGTGCCGACAACTGTCAGTTCAACTACAACCCGGGCCAGGAGGATGCCGACGTAGACGGTCTCGGCGACCTATGCGATCTCTGTACCGACATCGATCAAGACCTTTATGGTGATCCGGGATTCTCCGGCAATGTCTGCTCTCTCGACAATTGCCCGGCTCTTTACAACCCTGCGCAGGAAGATGGAGACGCGGATGGATTGGGGGACCCATGCGATGCCTGCCCGCAAGATCCTGAAAACGATCAGGACCTGGACGGTCTCTGCGCGCTGGCGGACAACTGCCCCTCGGTAGGCAACGCCGACCAGCAGGACGACGATGGCGATGGGGCCGGCGACGCCTGCGACAACTGTCAGGGGTTGGCCAACCCAGGACAATCGGACGGTGATGCGGACGGAATCGGTGATGCTTGCGATCTCTGCGCGGCCACCGCCGACCCGTTGCAGGAGGATACCGATTCCGATGGTCTAGGGAACGCCTGCGACAACTGTCCGTCAACGTCGAATCCCGGCCAGGAGGATTTCAACAGCGACGGCTCTGGCGATGCCTGTCAACCCACGCTGGTCCTCGGCGGCGTGCGCCAGAACGGCGATGGCACTCTTTGGGTGCGCGCGACGGCCGGCGATCCGCAGGGAGACCCGCTGTCCGGGCACATCGATGTAGTGCCTGCCAGCTTCGTCGACGAGGCGGTTCCCGACGTCTTCATCGACCCTGAAGGGTGCCGAAAAGCGCTGCTTCCCGACGGCGTGGCGGGGGAGGGCATCGGCTATGGAAACATCAGCTTTGGGGAGCCGATCCTTTTTGATCTCGATCCGGCGCTCGGCTGCTCCGATGCGCTGAGCGATTTCGAGATAGCTCCCGGGACCTGCTCGGACCCAGTCGGGCCATTCGATGCGATGTTGCGGATTGCCGGTCTTCCGCTGCCGCTCGATTTCTGTATCCGGCGCGTCGACAACCCGGCCGTCCGTTTCGAGTTCATGCTAACGGGCTTTGACGAGTATTCGGCTCATGTGCGCTCACGCACTGGCGGCCACACGGTCCTGCCGTTCGACTCGTGGCCTTCGCCTCCCATGGAACTGGGCGCGGCGCTCGAGACGGGCGCCTTGTACCACTTGACCCTCGAAATTTCCGACGGCGCGACGGTGCCGGTCTCGGCGATGATTCCGTTTGTCTACCAGGGAGAGACGCGCGTGGCCTTCAGTGCACCTCCCACGGCGCGAGCCCTTGCCGCACCCCGTGTCGAATGCGAGGGTCCGCAGGGAGCCTCGGTCCTGCTCGATGGCTCGGGCTCGAGTGATTCCGGCGGGTCGGCCGGGGAGGGTATTGTTTCCTACGAGTGGTACCGCGGCTATGGGAGCGGCGGTCAGGTCTTGCTAGGTACCGGAGCTTCCTTGCAGGTCACGCTTCCGTTGGGAACCCATGATTTGCAACTCAAGGTCACGGACGAAGCCGGGGAGTCGGATGTTGCCTCCCTGTCCGTGACGGTCGAGGATACGACCCCGCCGGTTCTTGCCTGTCCGAGCACGAGTCCGCACGAATGCTCCTCTCCCGCCGGGGCCGTCGTTTCCCTGATGGCGACCGTAGCCGATGCGTGTGATGCCGGCGTTGTCGTCCGGAACAGCAGGGGAGGTGGTGTTGACGCGAGCGGCACCTTCCCCATCGGCGAAAGCGCGCTGACGTTCGAAGCGACCGACAGCTCCGGGAACGTCGCCACTTGCGTCGCTGCCGTCACGGTTCGCGATACGGTGGCGCCCAGGCTCGAAGGCGCGGCCAGCCCTTCGGTGCTCTGGAAACCTGATCACCGAATGGTCCCGGTGAGCTTGGCCCTGCAGTCCTCTGATGCCTGTACTGCGGCGCCTGCGATAACCCTGCTCTCTGCGAGCAGCTCCGAGCCGGACGATGCGCCGGGAGGCAGCGACGGAAACACCACGGGGGACATCTCAGGAGCCGACCTGGGGACTCCTGACCGGGAAGTCCAGCTGCGCGCCGAGCGCTCGGCTTCCGGCCCCGGCCGCACCTATACGCTCGTTTACGAAGCCGTCGACGCAGCGGGGAATCGCACCCGGAAGACCGTCATCGTCACCGTGCCGCACCATCTCACCAATTAG